Genomic segment of Thiobacillus sp.:
TGACATGCCCCATGACCACGGCATCAGCGCCCTTGTTCTTCCAGTCCGGCAGGGGCAGGGCCTGGGGGTCGGACGGCGACATCACACCCTTGGGGTCCAGCATGCGGAAATAGCCGCTGCGCCCCAGGTCGTTGGTGATCACATCGCCCGGGTTCAGCCCGTCGTCCCGGGACAGGCTGAATGGCAGCACCGCCACGGGTATCTTGTTGCTGGCCCCACCGACGATCTCTATGGTCATCAATGCGTGGGCCTGCAAGGCGGACAGCAGCAAGCCAAGGGCGATTAGCAGTCGAACGGGTAAGCACATGTTTCTGATCAGCAATTCAATCCTCACAACTTCCAGGCCGGGGTCACCGGTCATCTCAATCCTGCGCCGGGGCTGCCGTCGAAGGGCCGGAACTTCAGCACCAGGCCGCCGCGAAAGACCGACGCCGCTTCCTTCTCGTTGGGCAGAGGCAGGGGCGAGGCCTTCAGGATGGCCCGCTCCACTTCCACGTCATAGGCGGCATGGCCGCTGGACTTGACCAGGGTCACATTACGGATTTCACCGTTGGCGAACAAGCTCACCTGGAACACGGCCTCCGGATTGCCGGCGATCCGCTGGGGCAGGCGCACGTAGGACTGTACCTTGGACTGGATGCGGCGCTTGAAGTCCTCCACCAGCCTGTCCCGGCGCTCCGCCCGCACGGCCTGCTCCTGCAGGACACGCATCTGGGTTTCCTCCCGCTCCAGATCCGCCTGGGCCTGGCGAACCAGTTCCTCCTCCATCTGCCTCCGCCTCTGTTCCTTCTGCCTGATCTGCTCGATGCGCTCCATTTCGGCGAATTCTTCCTGTTCCCTGCGGGTCTTTTCCTCTGCCTGGCGTTTTTCTTCCAGTTTACGAGACTCTTCCTGCTTGCGGAGTTCCTCTTCCGCCTGGCGTTTTTTTTCCTGTTCGGCCTTTTTCAGGGCGATATCCGCCTCGCGGGGCTGGGGCTCCGCCACAGGCGGCGATGCGGGCTCCGGCCGGGGAAGAGACTCCGAATCCAGGGGCACCGGTTCAGGCTCCGCGGTCAGAGGCTCCGGCAGGGTGGACCACAGGTCCGCCTCCACAGGCAGGTGGGGCAGGTTCTTCCAGGACATGCTCACCACCAGGGCCAGCGCGAACAGGCCGTGGACCACCAGGGCCAGGCTGCCCGAGGAAAAATGCTGATGGCGGGGCGCAGCAATCACGGGGCAGCGGGCTTCACCAACAGGCCGACCCTGGCCACCCCCTGGGTTTGCAGGATGTCCATGACACGCATGACGGATTCATAACGCACGTTCTTGTCGGCGGAGATGACCACCGGCTGCTTGGGGTTGAGCCGCTGCCGTGCCTGGATGGCGGCGGGCAGTCTGTCCTCGCCGACGGCCTCCCCCTCCTCCCCCGCGCCCCGGTCCCGCAGCAGCAGCGTGCCGTCTTCCCGCACCAGCACTTCCAGGGGGGCTGTTGGCGCCGTGGCGCTCTTGCTGATGCTGGGCAGCTCCACCTGGGCGGGATTGATGAAGGGGGCCGTGACCATGAAGATCACCAGCAGCACCAGCATCACGTCGATGTAGGGCACCACGTTGATCTGGTTCATGGCCTTGCGGGGACGGCGGTGGATCATGCCCGTACGGCCTCCTGCTCCAGGATGTTGGAGAACTCCTCCATGAACACGTCGTAGCGGTTGGCCAGGCGGTCGATGTCATGGGTGAAGCGGTTGTAGGCGATGACCGCCGGGATGGCGGCGAACAGGCCGATGGCCGTGGCGATGAGGGCCTCGGCGATGCCCGGCGCCACCTGGGCCAGGGTGGCCTGGGACACGTTGGACAGGCCGATGAAGGCATTCATGATGCCCCACACCGTACCGAACAGGCCCACGTAGGGCGAAACGGACCCTACCGTGGCCAGGAAGGGCAGGTAGGACTCCAGCAGGTCCATCTCCCGCTGGTAGGCGGCCCGCATGGCCCGCCGGGCGCTTTCCAGCACGGCCTGGGAGGCCACGCTGTGCTTGCGCTTCATGCGGAACTCCCGCCAGCCGGCGCGGAACACTTCCTCCATGCTGGAGCCCCGGGTCTCGCCGTCGGCCCGCTCCACGATGGCGTTGTGGCCGCCCCCCCAGAAGTCTCGCTCAAAGGACTCCGATGCTCGCAGTTCCCGCTTCAGGGTGAACAGTTTCTCGAAGATCAGCCACCAGGACAGCACCGAGGCGAACAGCAGCAGCAGCAGCACCCCTTTCACCACCCAGCTGGCCTGGGCGACGAGGGTCAGAAAGGACATGTCCTGGGCGAGGGAAATTTCCATGGGAATGAATCAGCCTGTGAAGGCCTTGGTGACGATGGACGGGATTTTAGCCGGGCGGAAGTCCGGATGCGCCACGCAGGCCACCTTGACCATGGCCTCCAGCAGCACTTCATCCCCCCGCAGGATGCGCTGGCCCATGACCAGGCTGGCCCGGTTCAGGCTCTCCAGGCGGCTCTCCACCGCCAGGCGGTCATTGAAGCGGGCCGGCCTGAGGTAGTCCGCTTCCACCCGCCGCACGACGAATACCACGCCCTCCTCCCGTGCCAGGCGGTCCTGTTCCAGGCCCAGTGTGGATAACCACTCGGTGCGGGCCCGCTCCAGGAATTTCAGGTAGTTGGCGTAATACACCACCCCACCGGCGTCGGTGTCTTCCCAGTAGACCCGCACGGGCCAGGTGAATTGCGGGTGTTCGCTCATGCTTGTAATGGATAGCGCTTGGAAACGGGCCTTGCCACCAACCGGGTTGGACCGGCGGGCGCGTCATTCGAACAACTGATCTTCCCTGCCCGGCTGGATCAGGCCGAAATGACGCCAGGCCAGGGGCTGGGCGACCCGCCCCCGGGGGGTGCGGGCCAGGAAACCCTGCTGGATGAGATAAGGCTCCAGCACGTCCTCTATGGTATCCGCCGCCTCGCCGATGGCCGCCGCCACGTTCTCCAGGCCCACGGGGCCGCCGGCGAATTTTTCCAGCATGGCGGACAGGAGCTTGCGGTCCATCACGTCCAGGCCGGCACTGTCCACCTCCAACATCTTCAAGGCAGCATCGGCCACGGCGTCGTCCACCCGTCCTCCGGCCTTCACCTCGGCATAGTCCCGCACCCGGCGCAGCAGGCGGTTGGCGATGCGGGGCGTGCCCCGGGAGCGACGGGCGATCTCGAAGGCCCCTTCCGGGGTGATGTCCACGTTCATCAGCCTGGCGGAGCGGGCGACGATGAAGCCCAGTTCCTCCGGCGTGTAGAACTCCAGCCGGGCGACGATGCCGAAACGATCCCGCAGGGGGTTGGTGAGCATGCCGGCGCGGGTGGTGGCCCCCACCAGGGTGAAAGGGGGCAGGTCCAGCTTCACCGAACGTGCCGCCGGCCCCTCGCCGATCATGATGTCCAGCTGGAAATCCTCCAGGGCCGGGTAGAGGATCTCCTCCACCACGGGAGACAGGCGGTGGATCTCGTCGATGAACAGGACGTCGTGGGGCTCCAGGTTGGTGAGCAGGGCCGCCAGGTCCCCCGCCCGCTCCAGCACGGGGCCGGAGGTCTGACGCATGTTGACGCCCATCTCCTTGGCGATGATGTGGGCCAGGGTGGTCTTGCCCAGGCCAGGGGGACCGAACAGCAGCACATGGTCCAGGGCCTCGCCCCTTTGCCGGGCCGCCTGGATGAAGATCTCCAGTTGCTCCCGGGCCCGTGCCTGGCCCACGTACTCGGCCAGGCGCTGGGGCCGCAGGGCACGCTCGAAGACCTCCTCCTCCCTGGAGGAGGGGGACGGCGCGATGACGCGCTCGGTGGGGAAGCGATCGGGCTCCAGCATTTGCTCAGTTTACTTTTTCACCAGCAGCTTCAGAGCCTGGCGGATGGATTCCTCCAGCCCCAGCCCCTCCGGCAGCAGCTTCAGGGTAGGCAGGGCCTCCTTCTCGGAATAGCCCAGGGCCAGCAAGGCATTCAGGGCATCGCTGGCCACGCCGGCGGCGGAGGCGCCCCCCCCACCCGCCTGGGGCAGGGCGTCCGCCAGCTTGCCCTTCAGTTCCAGCAGCAGGCGTTCCGCCGTCTTCTTGCCGACGCCCGGCACCTTGGTCAGGCGCCCCGTTTCCTGCAGGGCCACGCACTGGGCCAGTTCGTCCACGGACAGGCCCGAGAGCACCGCCAGGGCCATCTTGGGCCCCACGCCGGAAATGCGTATGAGCTCCCGGAAAGCCCCCCGCTCCTTCTGGGTGAGGAAACCATACAGCAGCTGGGCATCCTCCCGCACCACGAAGTGGGTCAGCAGGACCACCCGCTCCCCTATGGCCGGCAGGCTGAAGAAGGTGCTCATGGGCACATCCACCTCGTAGCCCACGCCGGCAGCCTCCACCAGCACCTGGGGCGGATGCTTTTCCAGCAGGGTTCCCGTGATGCGTCCGATCATCGTCCACTCCAAAACAGTACGCCGGCCAGGATAACCGGTTGCAGGTGGGCGGCGAGAATGGTCATCTGGATGGGTGGCACCAAGCGGGCAGGCTCGGCGGCGTGGGCCGTCAGCAGGCGCCCCGCCCTGAGGGCCGGCAGGACGCCTGCCAGGGAAACCAGGGCCAAGGCCGGCAACATGCCGGCAACCACAGCCGCCACCAGGCCCGCCACCGCCATGAGCAGGATGAGCCAGTAGCCCCGGGCGGCAATGCTGGGTTCCAGACGCACCACCCAATGCCATTTCCCCGCCAGCCGATCCGCCTCCCGGTCCGGGAACTGGTTGATGTAGAGGACATTGGTCACCAGCAGGGCATAGGGCAGACCCGCGATCCAGGGCATGCGGTCGAATGCGCCCTGCTGCACGAAATCGCTGCCGGCGACGATGAGCAGGAAACCCGCCGCCACGCATACCTCCCCCAGGCCCCGGCTGTTGAGCCTGAGGGGCGGGGCGGAGTAGGCCCAGCCGATCATGAGGCCTGCCAGACCGATCCAGAACAGACCCAGGCCCGATTGCCCGATGAGCCACAAGCCGCCGGCGATGACCACGGCAAAAAGGGCCAGGCCGTAGGCCAGAGTCTGGCCAGGGGTGAGCACCCGGTTCTGGATGAAGCGGGAACCGCCGGTGAAGGGAAAAAGCCGCCCGGTGTTGGCGGCATCCGTACCGTTCAGGTGGTCGTAGTAGTCATTGAGCACATTGACCCCGGCATGGGCCAGCAGGGCCAGCAGCAGGGTCAGGGCGGCCAGGCCCCAGTGGAGCACCGGCGCCAGGGCAAAGCCCAGCAGGCAGCCCGCCAGGGTGATGGTGAGGAAGGCCGGCCGGGTGGCAAGCAGGTAGCGCTGCACCGGATTGCGCAGGGCTTCCGGGGTGGGCTCGCCGGGTGCCGAGGCGGGAACGGCAGCCATCCCGCTCATGACATCCTCCCGGCCCGGCGGCGACGGCCGACGCCAGTGAGGCCGCCCAGGCCCATGCCGCCGTGGGCATGGCAGATGGCGCAGGCCAGGGCATCCGCCGAATCGGGCCGGGGCTCCGACGGCAGGTTCAGCAGCCGCTTCACCATGTGCTGCACCTGGGTCTTGTCCGCGTGGCCGTTGCCCACCACCGCCTGCTTCACCTGCAGGGCCGTGTACTCGAACACCGGCTGGCTGGCCTGGGTGAGGGCGGCCAGGGCGGCTCCCCGGGCCTGGCCCAGGAGCAGGGTGGACTGGGGGTTCACGTTGACGAAGACCTTCTCGATGGCAGCGGCATCCGGCTTGAAGTGTTCCATGATCTCCACCACCCCGTCGAAGATGATCTTGATGCGCTCGGGCAATTCCCCCGTCTGGGTGCGCACCACGCCGCTGGCCACGTAGGTCAATTTCTGGCCCACCTTCTCGATGACGCCGTAACCCGTCACGCGCAACCCCGGGTCCAGGCCGAGAATTCTCACCCGGCCATTACTCGGGCAGGATGGCCGACGTGTAGACCTCCTGCACGTCATCCAGGTCGTCCAGCATGTCCAGCATCTTCTGGAATTTCACCGCGTCGTCGCCGGTAACGTCCGTCTCGTTCAGGGCCTTCATGGTGATCTCCGCCATGACGGGCTTGAAGCCGGCCTTTTCCAGGGCCTCCTTCACCGTGGCCAGGTCGCCGGTGGGGGCGGTAAGGATTTCGATGGAGCCGTCGTCATTGGTGATCACGTCCTCGGCCCCGGCTTCCAGGGCGACTTCCATCACCGCATCCTCGTCGGCACCCGGCTCCAGGATGATCTGGCCGCAGTGCTTGAACTGGAAGACCACGGAACCGTCGGTGCCCATGTTGCCGCCGTGCTTGGACATGGCATGGCGCACGTCCGCCACGGTGCGCACCCGGTTGTCCGTGAGGCAGTCCACGATCACCGCCGCGCCGCCGGGGCCGTAGCCCTCGTAGCGGATTTCCTCGTAGTTCACGCCCTCGAGTTCGCCGGTGCCCTTCTTGACCGCCCGGTCGATATTGTCGTTGGGCATGTTCTCGCCCTTGGCCTTGTCGATGGCCAGGCGCAGGCGGGGGTTGAAGTTGGGATCGCCGCCGCCCATCTTGGCCGCCACGGTGATCTCCTTGGCGTAGCGCGAAAAGATCCGGCCCCGCTTTTCGTCCTGACGACCCTTGCGGTGCTGAATGTTTGCCCATTTGGAATGACCGGCCATGCTGAAGAACCTCTTAACGTGCGATTGATTGAATCGCGCGATTTTAGCCGATGCCAAGGGGGGTGACTCGCCCGGCTTTCACCCTTTGATGCAGATCATGGGTTCCAGCCGGGCCACTTTTTTGGCCAACCCGGCGGCCTCGGCGACATCCACCACGGCGGCCACGTCCTTGTAGGCCCCCGGGGCCTCCTCGGCCACGCCCCGCAGGGACGGGCTGCGGACCAGGATGCCTCGACCGGCCAATTCATCCACCACGGCCCGCCCCTGCCAGGTCCTGGTGGCCTGGTTGCGGCTCATGCGCCGGCCGGCCCCGTGACAGGCGGAAGCAAAGGCCAGGTCCTGGCTGGCATCACTGCCGGCCAGGATGTAGGAGCCGGTGCCCATGCTGCCGCCTATGATCACGGGCTGGCCCGCGTCCCGAAACTCCCGGGGCAGGGAGCCATGGCCGGGACCGAAGGCCCGGGTGGCCCCCTTGCGGTGCACGAACAGGCGGCGTCGCTGGCCGTCCACCACGTGTTCCTCTTCCTTGCAGGTGTTGTGGGACACGTCGTAGAGCAAGCCCATCCGGGCTTCGGGCAATACCTCGGCAAAGACCTGGCGGGTCAGGTGGGTCAGGATCTGGCGGTTGGCCAGGGCGCAGTTGATGCCGGCCCGCATGGCGCCCAGGTAGTCCCGTCCCAGGTCGGAATTGATGGGGGCGCAGGCCAGTTCCCGGTCGGGCAGGACCAGGCCGTGGCCCGGTGCCGCCAGCACCATGGACTTGAGGAATTCCGTGCCGATCTGGTGCCCCAGGCCCCGGGAACCGCAGTGCAGGCTCACCACCACGTCTCCTTCCTCCAGGCCGTAGGCCCGGGCGATGGCCTGGTCATAGACCCTGCTGACATGCTGGACTTCAAGATAATGGTTGCCGGAGCCCAGGGTGCCCATCTCATGTTTCTGGCGTTCCTTGGCATGGACGGACACCCGGCCCGGCTCGGCCCCGGCCATGCAGCCGTGTTCCTCGGTACGTTCCAGGTCCGCGCCTGTGCCGTAGCCCTGCTCCACCGCCCAGCGTGCCCCTTCCCGCAGCATGGTGTTCATCTCCCGGGCGTTCAGCCTCAGGTAGCCGGTACTACCCAGGCCGGCGGGGATGGTATTGAACAGGTGCTCCGCCAGGCGCACCTTCACCGCCTCGATATCCGGCTTCCTCAAGCCGGTATACAGGGTGCGCACGCCGCAGGAGATGTCGAAGCCCACGCCGCCGGCGGAGATGACGCCTTCTTCGCTGGGATCGAAGGCCGCCACGCCGCCGATGGGGAAGCCGTACCCCCAGTGGGCATCGGGCATGGCATAGGCCGCACCGACGATGCCCGGCAGGCTTGCCACGTTTTGCAACTGCTCGGCCACCTTGTCGTCCATGTCCCGCAGCAGGGCCTCGTCAGTGAACAAGACTGCCGGCACCCGCATGGATCCCCGGGGCTCCAGCCGCCATACATAGTCTGAAACCTTGTGCAGGCCGGCCAGGTTCATGCCGCCACCGGATCAGACGTCCACCACGCAGCGGGCATGCCAGAGGCCATCCGCTTCCTGCCCAACCTTCAGGGCGGTGTAGGTGGCCCCTTTCACCTCCACCGCAGGGTGATGGCGTGGCGGTTCCAGGGCCTCGCCCCAGCCCTGGCCCCGGAGACATAAGTCATCGAGACTGACGGTGAAGCGGGAAAAAAGCATCTTGCGGGTACTCATCTCGTAAACCCAGGCATTGAGCCAGTCCACCAGCAACAACTCCGCGTCGGGCGCGGCACAGGCCACCTCCACTGCCGTTTCCTGACGAACCGAGTCAGGATCTGCCACCACCGCCGTCATGGCCAGGGCAGCCTGCTCGAAGGACTCGGCCAGGCTGGCACCCCAGCCATGGACGCCAATGTCGGCCATGTGCTGGAAGTGGGCCCAGCCCGCCATGACGCGACCTGGTTATTCTTCGACGGCGGCCGGCGCCTGGGGCTTGCTGTGGGACTTCACATCGCCCCGCTGCTGCCGGCTGTACTCCTCCAGACGACGCTTGGCCACGTCGAAGGCATCCCGCAAGGCCACGTAGACATCCTCATGGGCCTGGCTTTGATGGTGGTGACCCTTGGTGACCACCAACTCGCCCCCCGGAACCGTCATGTCTATGCGTACCTGGAACAGCTTGCCCTGGGTCTTGTGCTCATGGGGCGCCTCCACGGCCACCTTCAACGCCATCACGTTCTCGTGGAAACGGTCGAGTTTCTCGGCCTTTTCGCGAATACGGGCCTCCAGGGCTGGCGAAGCATCCATGTGCCGGAATGTGATTTCCAAGGGGATACGCATGATCAGTTCTCCATTCTGTTGTGATCGTGCTGCTGCTATTGGGTGGTAGCGTCCACCAGGGGCACAAACACCACTGGCAGGACATTGTGGTCCTCGATGCTGCCGTCCAAATGCTTGTGGATCAACTTCAATTGCTGGGCAAAGTGGGACAGGCCTACCGGGATGGCCATGTAGCCCCCGGGTCGGAGCTGCTCCAGGAGCGCCGCCGGCACGTCTTCGGCGGCGGCCGTGACCAGGATGCCGTCATAGGGGGCATGTTCCGGCCAGCCCAGATGGCCGTTGCCCACCCGCACCTCCACGTTGCCGTAGCCCAGCCGTCCCAGCCGTGCCCTGGCCTGTTCCGCCAGGGCCTGGATGATTTCCACTGAATACACCCGGTGTACCAGGCCGGACAGCACGGCGGCCTGGTAGCCGGACCCGGTGCCCACCTCCAGCACCACATGCTCGGGCCGCGGACAGATCAGGTCGGTCATCAAGGCCACGATGTAGGGCTGGGAGATGGTCTGCCCATGACCGATGGGCAGGGGATGGTTGTCGTAGGCGCTGGCTCCCATCCCGTCGGGCACGAAGGCATGACGAGACACCCGGCTGAACGCATCCACCACGCGTGGATCCAACGTTGTCCGACCGGTGAGATACGCTGTTTCGCGAACGTCCGTCCGGATTTCCTCCAGCAGGCGTTCCATGGGGAGGTCTCGGATATTGTTCATGGTGTCACTTCCAGCATAGCCCTCACAGCGCAAGTGGCCTGCATATAATGCCCCGCATTCCCACCCAGCTAGCCACGCCATGACCGACAGCCTGCTCATCGCCAAGAACGCCGCCACGGAACTCTCCCTCCTGCCCCGCATGGCCAACCGGCACGGCCTCGTCACCGGCGCCACCGGCACGGGCAAGACCGTGACCCTGCAGACTCTGGCCGAGGGCTTCTCCCGCCTGGGGGTC
This window contains:
- the ruvC gene encoding crossover junction endodeoxyribonuclease RuvC, encoding MTCRRSTRRPSCPSNGRVRILGLDPGLRVTGYGVIEKVGQKLTYVASGVVRTQTGELPERIKIIFDGVVEIMEHFKPDAAAIEKVFVNVNPQSTLLLGQARGAALAALTQASQPVFEYTALQVKQAVVGNGHADKTQVQHMVKRLLNLPSEPRPDSADALACAICHAHGGMGLGGLTGVGRRRRAGRMS
- the tolQ gene encoding protein TolQ; protein product: MSLAQDMSFLTLVAQASWVVKGVLLLLLFASVLSWWLIFEKLFTLKRELRASESFERDFWGGGHNAIVERADGETRGSSMEEVFRAGWREFRMKRKHSVASQAVLESARRAMRAAYQREMDLLESYLPFLATVGSVSPYVGLFGTVWGIMNAFIGLSNVSQATLAQVAPGIAEALIATAIGLFAAIPAVIAYNRFTHDIDRLANRYDVFMEEFSNILEQEAVRA
- the ybgC gene encoding tol-pal system-associated acyl-CoA thioesterase, which gives rise to MSEHPQFTWPVRVYWEDTDAGGVVYYANYLKFLERARTEWLSTLGLEQDRLAREEGVVFVVRRVEADYLRPARFNDRLAVESRLESLNRASLVMGQRILRGDEVLLEAMVKVACVAHPDFRPAKIPSIVTKAFTG
- a CDS encoding YebC/PmpR family DNA-binding transcriptional regulator, with translation MAGHSKWANIQHRKGRQDEKRGRIFSRYAKEITVAAKMGGGDPNFNPRLRLAIDKAKGENMPNDNIDRAVKKGTGELEGVNYEEIRYEGYGPGGAAVIVDCLTDNRVRTVADVRHAMSKHGGNMGTDGSVVFQFKHCGQIILEPGADEDAVMEVALEAGAEDVITNDDGSIEILTAPTGDLATVKEALEKAGFKPVMAEITMKALNETDVTGDDAVKFQKMLDMLDDLDDVQEVYTSAILPE
- the ruvB gene encoding Holliday junction branch migration DNA helicase RuvB, translating into MLEPDRFPTERVIAPSPSSREEEVFERALRPQRLAEYVGQARAREQLEIFIQAARQRGEALDHVLLFGPPGLGKTTLAHIIAKEMGVNMRQTSGPVLERAGDLAALLTNLEPHDVLFIDEIHRLSPVVEEILYPALEDFQLDIMIGEGPAARSVKLDLPPFTLVGATTRAGMLTNPLRDRFGIVARLEFYTPEELGFIVARSARLMNVDITPEGAFEIARRSRGTPRIANRLLRRVRDYAEVKAGGRVDDAVADAALKMLEVDSAGLDVMDRKLLSAMLEKFAGGPVGLENVAAAIGEAADTIEDVLEPYLIQQGFLARTPRGRVAQPLAWRHFGLIQPGREDQLFE
- a CDS encoding RtcB family protein, which codes for MNLAGLHKVSDYVWRLEPRGSMRVPAVLFTDEALLRDMDDKVAEQLQNVASLPGIVGAAYAMPDAHWGYGFPIGGVAAFDPSEEGVISAGGVGFDISCGVRTLYTGLRKPDIEAVKVRLAEHLFNTIPAGLGSTGYLRLNAREMNTMLREGARWAVEQGYGTGADLERTEEHGCMAGAEPGRVSVHAKERQKHEMGTLGSGNHYLEVQHVSRVYDQAIARAYGLEEGDVVVSLHCGSRGLGHQIGTEFLKSMVLAAPGHGLVLPDRELACAPINSDLGRDYLGAMRAGINCALANRQILTHLTRQVFAEVLPEARMGLLYDVSHNTCKEEEHVVDGQRRRLFVHRKGATRAFGPGHGSLPREFRDAGQPVIIGGSMGTGSYILAGSDASQDLAFASACHGAGRRMSRNQATRTWQGRAVVDELAGRGILVRSPSLRGVAEEAPGAYKDVAAVVDVAEAAGLAKKVARLEPMICIKG
- a CDS encoding archease: MAGWAHFQHMADIGVHGWGASLAESFEQAALAMTAVVADPDSVRQETAVEVACAAPDAELLLVDWLNAWVYEMSTRKMLFSRFTVSLDDLCLRGQGWGEALEPPRHHPAVEVKGATYTALKVGQEADGLWHARCVVDV
- the ruvA gene encoding Holliday junction branch migration protein RuvA codes for the protein MIGRITGTLLEKHPPQVLVEAAGVGYEVDVPMSTFFSLPAIGERVVLLTHFVVREDAQLLYGFLTQKERGAFRELIRISGVGPKMALAVLSGLSVDELAQCVALQETGRLTKVPGVGKKTAERLLLELKGKLADALPQAGGGGASAAGVASDALNALLALGYSEKEALPTLKLLPEGLGLEESIRQALKLLVKK
- the tolR gene encoding protein TolR, translated to MIHRRPRKAMNQINVVPYIDVMLVLLVIFMVTAPFINPAQVELPSISKSATAPTAPLEVLVREDGTLLLRDRGAGEEGEAVGEDRLPAAIQARQRLNPKQPVVISADKNVRYESVMRVMDILQTQGVARVGLLVKPAAP
- a CDS encoding prenyltransferase, with the protein product MAAVPASAPGEPTPEALRNPVQRYLLATRPAFLTITLAGCLLGFALAPVLHWGLAALTLLLALLAHAGVNVLNDYYDHLNGTDAANTGRLFPFTGGSRFIQNRVLTPGQTLAYGLALFAVVIAGGLWLIGQSGLGLFWIGLAGLMIGWAYSAPPLRLNSRGLGEVCVAAGFLLIVAGSDFVQQGAFDRMPWIAGLPYALLVTNVLYINQFPDREADRLAGKWHWVVRLEPSIAARGYWLILLMAVAGLVAAVVAGMLPALALVSLAGVLPALRAGRLLTAHAAEPARLVPPIQMTILAAHLQPVILAGVLFWSGR
- a CDS encoding TonB family protein yields the protein MIAAPRHQHFSSGSLALVVHGLFALALVVSMSWKNLPHLPVEADLWSTLPEPLTAEPEPVPLDSESLPRPEPASPPVAEPQPREADIALKKAEQEKKRQAEEELRKQEESRKLEEKRQAEEKTRREQEEFAEMERIEQIRQKEQRRRQMEEELVRQAQADLEREETQMRVLQEQAVRAERRDRLVEDFKRRIQSKVQSYVRLPQRIAGNPEAVFQVSLFANGEIRNVTLVKSSGHAAYDVEVERAILKASPLPLPNEKEAASVFRGGLVLKFRPFDGSPGAGLR
- a CDS encoding protein-L-isoaspartate(D-aspartate) O-methyltransferase; the protein is MNNIRDLPMERLLEEIRTDVRETAYLTGRTTLDPRVVDAFSRVSRHAFVPDGMGASAYDNHPLPIGHGQTISQPYIVALMTDLICPRPEHVVLEVGTGSGYQAAVLSGLVHRVYSVEIIQALAEQARARLGRLGYGNVEVRVGNGHLGWPEHAPYDGILVTAAAEDVPAALLEQLRPGGYMAIPVGLSHFAQQLKLIHKHLDGSIEDHNVLPVVFVPLVDATTQ
- a CDS encoding ribosome-associated translation inhibitor RaiA: MRIPLEITFRHMDASPALEARIREKAEKLDRFHENVMALKVAVEAPHEHKTQGKLFQVRIDMTVPGGELVVTKGHHHQSQAHEDVYVALRDAFDVAKRRLEEYSRQQRGDVKSHSKPQAPAAVEE